In Horticoccus luteus, the following proteins share a genomic window:
- a CDS encoding cytochrome C assembly family protein, translated as MFASSADRTWLWLAAGFYLIGLLLGTLSVFSRGRRSTALVYGVVLTGYVFQTIGLYLRGRTVGGCPLGNHFEIIQFTAWSATSVFLLIGATFRLSLLGHFTASLSAVLSFISLIIPSWDATRRAHIFGGNAWIEFHAALALFSYGVFGLLALTSVMFLLRNHSLKSKRVGGGFSFLPSILDLDHIGYRLLGLGVALMTAAVLVGARWWLHDLSTVNYVKISFTVAVWFAYALTLFLRAKRTLIAQRFAWTCALLFIAALISLGPVSTDLRDHPTGYVTGHE; from the coding sequence ATGTTCGCCTCTTCCGCCGATCGCACCTGGTTGTGGCTCGCCGCAGGTTTTTACCTGATCGGCCTCCTGCTCGGCACGCTCTCCGTTTTCAGTCGCGGACGCCGTTCCACCGCACTCGTTTACGGCGTGGTGCTCACCGGATATGTGTTCCAGACGATTGGCTTGTATCTCCGCGGGCGCACCGTCGGCGGCTGTCCGCTCGGCAACCATTTCGAAATCATTCAATTCACCGCGTGGTCGGCCACCAGCGTGTTTCTCCTCATCGGCGCCACATTTCGCCTCAGCCTCCTCGGCCACTTCACGGCATCGCTCTCCGCGGTCCTCTCCTTCATCTCGCTCATCATCCCATCGTGGGATGCCACGCGGCGCGCCCACATCTTTGGCGGCAACGCCTGGATCGAATTTCACGCCGCCCTCGCGCTTTTCAGCTACGGCGTGTTCGGCCTGCTCGCGTTGACCTCGGTGATGTTTCTTCTCCGCAATCACTCGCTCAAATCCAAACGCGTCGGCGGCGGCTTTTCGTTTCTCCCCTCGATCCTCGATCTCGATCACATCGGCTACCGGCTCCTGGGCTTGGGCGTCGCGTTGATGACCGCGGCCGTTCTCGTCGGCGCGCGCTGGTGGCTTCACGACCTCTCCACGGTCAACTACGTCAAGATCAGCTTCACCGTCGCCGTCTGGTTCGCCTATGCCCTCACCCTCTTTCTGCGCGCGAAACGCACGCTCATTGCGCAACGTTTCGCGTGGACCTGTGCGCTCCTTTTTATCGCCGCGCTGATTTCACTCGGGCCGGTCAGCACTGACCTGCGCGAT
- the dnaE gene encoding DNA polymerase III subunit alpha: MPSADQNFVHLHVHTDYSLLDGACRIDRLMDRAAELGMQALALTDHGNLYGAIEFLNAAKGKGIKPLLGCELYLAEGSRLEKNGRADDGKSYYHLGLLAKNLTGYQNLLKLVSDAHLKGFYYKPRTDIDTLARYASGLIGFTGCLASVVPQHLLHDRFEDARKACARFVDIFGRENYFVELQDHGLAEQRKIIPGLLKLAEEFGLKTICTNDVHYVNASDSGPHDAMLCIQTGAKIAEEKRMRFDTQQFYLKSRAEMEQIFGEVPESVTNTQLVAEMCDVTVPFPKGSERYPRYPLPPEIKAQHTPAGYLAQLCVEGLRQRYNFEHASVVTHPVVVERLAKFENLPPGQKPSAPDYTGLTTEEELVVRMGFELAIINVTGFVDYFLVVWDFIHWAKSHAIPVGPGRGSGAGCLVAYLLGITNLDPIRFKLLFERFLNPERVSPPDFDIDFCMRRRGEVIDYVRQKYGNDCVANIITYGTLGAKMVIRDVSRVHDLPFAEADRLAKMIPDELNISLADAIAKSTELRTEIERNPVAKKIVDQARVLEGMVRNTGKHAAGIIITDQPLDDFVPLTLQEGDVTVQFDMNAVGKLGLLKMDFLGLKTLTVIADAVDNVRRTANPKFDIEKIPFDDPPTYALLNAGKTIGVFQLESGGMQNASKLVGISNIDDINAVGALYRPGPMQFIPDYARGKKDPATVTYPHPLLATVLNETYGIIVYQEQVMECAKVIAGYTLGGADMLRRAMGKKDADAMAKERVKFVEGAKRVNDIDEKKANEIFDLLNKFASYGFNKSHSAAYAVISYQTAFLKANYPVQFMAAVLTAELGNAEKVSHFVAEAEAMGLTVLGPDVNESREMFTPVGDKIRFGLAGVKGIGEQAAQKIIAEREANGPYADFDDLVRRVDSRAINKRVLEHLAKTGAFDFAGEARKSLFDRIDAAIAGAAAHARDRAAGQHSFLDMLAEAPPKPVPVSASGAPSPRTSSSVGGEPSPRATSAAASAEFPPAELLAFEKELLGFYVSGHPMNLFAGLADAIDTFTEEQLLAQGDRTEFRLCGIVGNITKRLSKKDNRPWAAFTLSTKRASTPLNMFADGFAAYGANLVENAPVLVQGNIIVNQEGARVNVKECYPLDAFVTGIVKKVTWLLHPSHRDTAAFIRLLRETITKQSGDTRIDVGFLFDGRVAPIAEASHALTWKLTVTGFQHLRAHPAVAGVLLETKRLELKQDRRWAKRA; the protein is encoded by the coding sequence GTGCCGAGCGCTGACCAGAATTTCGTCCATCTTCACGTTCACACCGACTACAGTCTGCTCGACGGCGCCTGTCGCATAGATCGCTTGATGGACCGCGCCGCCGAACTCGGCATGCAGGCTCTCGCCCTCACCGATCACGGCAATCTTTACGGCGCGATCGAATTTCTCAATGCCGCCAAGGGCAAGGGCATCAAGCCTCTGCTCGGCTGCGAACTCTATCTCGCCGAAGGCTCCCGCCTCGAGAAAAACGGCCGCGCCGACGACGGCAAAAGTTACTACCATCTCGGTCTCCTCGCCAAGAACCTCACCGGCTACCAGAACCTTCTCAAACTCGTCTCCGACGCGCACCTCAAAGGCTTCTATTACAAGCCGCGCACCGACATCGACACGCTCGCCCGCTACGCCAGCGGCCTCATCGGTTTCACCGGCTGCCTCGCCTCCGTCGTGCCGCAGCATTTGCTGCATGATCGTTTCGAAGACGCCCGCAAAGCCTGCGCCCGCTTCGTGGATATCTTCGGCCGCGAAAACTATTTCGTTGAGTTGCAGGACCACGGCCTCGCCGAACAGCGCAAAATCATTCCGGGCCTGCTGAAACTCGCCGAGGAATTCGGCCTCAAGACGATCTGCACGAACGACGTTCACTACGTCAACGCCTCCGACTCCGGTCCGCACGACGCGATGCTCTGCATCCAAACCGGCGCGAAAATCGCCGAGGAGAAGCGCATGCGCTTCGATACCCAGCAATTTTATCTCAAGTCGCGCGCCGAGATGGAACAGATCTTCGGCGAGGTGCCGGAGTCGGTCACCAACACCCAGCTCGTCGCCGAGATGTGCGACGTCACTGTGCCCTTCCCCAAGGGCAGCGAACGTTATCCGCGCTACCCGCTTCCGCCGGAAATCAAGGCGCAGCATACTCCCGCCGGCTACCTCGCCCAGCTCTGCGTCGAAGGCCTGCGCCAGCGCTACAACTTCGAACACGCCTCCGTCGTCACGCATCCCGTCGTCGTCGAACGCCTCGCCAAATTCGAGAATCTTCCGCCCGGCCAAAAACCGTCCGCGCCCGATTACACCGGCCTCACGACCGAGGAGGAGCTCGTCGTGCGCATGGGCTTCGAACTCGCGATCATCAACGTCACCGGCTTCGTCGATTACTTTCTCGTCGTCTGGGATTTCATCCACTGGGCGAAGTCCCACGCGATTCCCGTCGGGCCCGGCCGCGGCTCCGGCGCCGGTTGCCTCGTGGCATATCTCCTCGGCATCACCAACCTCGACCCGATCCGCTTCAAGCTCCTGTTCGAACGCTTCCTCAACCCCGAACGCGTTTCCCCGCCCGACTTCGATATCGATTTCTGCATGCGCCGCCGCGGCGAAGTCATCGACTACGTCCGCCAGAAATACGGCAACGACTGCGTCGCCAACATCATCACCTATGGCACGCTCGGCGCGAAGATGGTCATCCGCGACGTCTCGCGCGTTCACGATCTGCCCTTCGCCGAGGCCGACCGCCTCGCCAAGATGATTCCCGACGAGCTCAACATCTCGCTCGCCGACGCCATCGCCAAATCCACCGAGCTTCGCACCGAGATCGAACGCAATCCCGTCGCCAAAAAAATCGTCGACCAGGCGCGCGTCCTCGAGGGCATGGTCCGCAACACCGGCAAGCACGCCGCCGGCATCATCATCACCGACCAGCCCCTCGACGACTTCGTCCCGCTTACCTTGCAGGAAGGCGATGTCACCGTGCAGTTCGACATGAACGCCGTCGGCAAACTCGGTTTGCTGAAGATGGATTTTCTCGGGCTCAAAACGCTCACCGTCATCGCCGACGCCGTCGACAACGTCCGCCGCACGGCCAACCCGAAATTCGACATCGAAAAAATCCCTTTCGATGACCCGCCGACCTACGCATTGCTCAATGCCGGCAAAACCATCGGCGTCTTCCAGCTCGAATCCGGCGGCATGCAGAACGCCTCGAAACTCGTCGGCATATCCAACATCGACGACATCAACGCCGTCGGCGCGCTCTACCGTCCCGGCCCGATGCAGTTCATCCCCGATTACGCCCGCGGCAAAAAAGATCCCGCCACCGTCACTTACCCGCACCCGCTGCTCGCGACCGTGCTCAACGAAACCTACGGCATCATCGTCTATCAGGAGCAGGTGATGGAGTGCGCGAAAGTCATCGCCGGCTACACGCTCGGCGGCGCCGACATGCTCCGCCGCGCCATGGGCAAAAAGGACGCCGACGCGATGGCGAAGGAGCGCGTCAAATTCGTCGAAGGCGCGAAACGCGTGAACGACATCGACGAAAAGAAAGCCAACGAGATCTTCGACCTGCTCAACAAGTTTGCCAGTTACGGCTTCAACAAATCCCACTCCGCCGCTTACGCCGTCATCAGCTACCAGACCGCGTTTCTCAAGGCCAACTACCCTGTGCAGTTCATGGCCGCCGTGCTCACCGCCGAGCTCGGCAACGCCGAAAAAGTCTCCCACTTCGTCGCGGAAGCCGAAGCCATGGGCCTCACGGTCCTTGGGCCCGACGTCAACGAATCGCGTGAGATGTTTACTCCCGTCGGCGACAAAATCCGCTTCGGTCTCGCCGGCGTCAAAGGCATCGGCGAACAAGCCGCGCAAAAGATCATCGCCGAACGCGAAGCCAACGGCCCCTACGCCGATTTCGACGACTTGGTGCGCCGCGTCGACAGCCGCGCCATCAACAAACGCGTCTTGGAACACCTCGCCAAAACAGGCGCGTTTGATTTCGCCGGCGAGGCCCGCAAAAGCCTCTTCGACCGCATCGACGCCGCCATCGCCGGTGCCGCCGCGCACGCCCGCGATCGCGCCGCCGGGCAACACAGCTTCCTCGACATGCTCGCCGAGGCGCCTCCGAAACCCGTCCCCGTTTCTGCAAGCGGGGCGCCCTCACCCCGCACCTCCTCTTCTGTGGGCGGGGAGCCCTCGCCCCGCGCTACAAGCGCCGCCGCCTCCGCCGAATTTCCCCCGGCCGAACTCCTCGCGTTCGAAAAGGAACTCCTCGGTTTCTACGTCTCCGGCCACCCGATGAACCTCTTCGCCGGCCTCGCCGACGCCATCGACACGTTCACCGAAGAGCAACTCCTCGCCCAAGGCGATCGCACCGAGTTCCGCCTCTGCGGCATCGTCGGCAATATCACCAAACGTCTCTCGAAAAAGGACAACCGCCCGTGGGCCGCCTTCACCCTTTCCACGAAGCGCGCCTCGACACCCCTTAACATGTTTGCCGACGGCTTCGCGGCCTACGGCGCCAACCTCGTCGAAAACGCCCCGGTGCTCGTGCAGGGCAACATCATCGTCAATCAGGAAGGTGCGCGCGTAAACGTGAAGGAGTGCTATCCGCTCGACGCGTTTGTGACCGGCATCGTGAAAAAGGTCACCTGGCTCCTCCACCCCTCGCACCGCGACACCGCCGCCTTCATCCGCCTCCTCCGCGAGACCATCACCAAGCAAAGCGGCGATACGCGCATCGACGTCGGATTTTTATTCGACGGCCGCGTGGCGCCGATCGCCGAGGCCAGCCATGCACTCACTTGGAAACTCACCGTGACCGGCTTCCAACACCTCCGCGCCCACCCCGCGGTCGCCGGCGTCCTGCTCGAGACCAAACGCCTCGAATTGAAGCAAGACCGCCGCTGGGCCAAACGCGCCTGA
- a CDS encoding MBL fold metallo-hydrolase: MEVIFLGTGTSQGVPMIGCDCAVCTSADPRNRRTRASIHVVMDGLHVQVDAAPEFRLQCVREKVARTDLFILTHGHADHIAGMDDLRRFCDLLGGEGLTVYSTDEGMSRVLAIYPYAIMERPLVRGYPAFRLQQMPVELELPQGTIRSTLLPHGGVNTLGLVFTERSSGVSFAYYTDCKRLPREAVEFAKGAAAVVLDGLRPQPHPSHMSIGEAVTAAADVGAPMTWLTHLTHLSDHAATEAGLPMNVRLAYDGLRLKL, translated from the coding sequence ATGGAGGTGATTTTTCTCGGCACGGGCACGTCGCAGGGCGTGCCGATGATCGGTTGCGATTGTGCGGTTTGCACCTCGGCGGATCCACGCAACCGGCGCACGCGGGCGTCGATCCACGTGGTGATGGACGGGCTGCATGTGCAGGTCGACGCCGCGCCGGAATTCCGGCTGCAGTGCGTGCGAGAAAAGGTGGCGCGCACGGACTTGTTTATCCTCACGCACGGGCATGCGGATCACATCGCGGGGATGGATGATTTGCGGCGGTTTTGCGACCTGCTGGGCGGCGAGGGGTTGACGGTTTACTCGACGGATGAAGGGATGAGCAGGGTGCTGGCGATCTATCCTTACGCCATCATGGAACGGCCGTTGGTGCGGGGTTATCCGGCGTTTCGATTGCAGCAAATGCCGGTGGAGTTGGAGCTGCCGCAGGGCACGATCCGTTCGACGCTGCTGCCGCACGGAGGCGTGAACACCCTGGGGTTGGTTTTCACGGAGCGTAGCAGCGGCGTGAGTTTTGCCTACTACACGGATTGCAAGCGTCTGCCGCGGGAGGCGGTGGAGTTTGCCAAGGGTGCGGCGGCCGTGGTGCTGGACGGGTTGCGTCCGCAGCCGCACCCCTCGCACATGAGCATTGGCGAGGCGGTGACGGCGGCGGCAGACGTCGGCGCGCCGATGACCTGGTTGACGCACCTGACGCATTTAAGCGATCACGCGGCCACGGAAGCCGGCCTGCCGATGAACGTGCGGCTGGCTTACGACGGGCTACGGTTGAAACTGTGA
- a CDS encoding PEP-CTERM sorting domain-containing protein, whose translation MLPTSFSFRASLLLCLLAVSASAQTVLNYTATGGLISGSLNGTAFTDATWTATATADPATRVYTGGEVPEWDIDALVSLTIADASNTFTVSLTGWTIFSIDYTAYFGEAHGASGFYSDAGAIYIDSANGFLSLDGPNGFTGTSGFDDQGHSPYATSGGDLIIANSSNTQGGAFSVSAASPIPEPATWSALVGASVLGLAFHLRRRRLRRA comes from the coding sequence ATGCTTCCAACTTCATTTTCCTTTCGCGCCTCGCTCCTGCTCTGCCTGCTCGCCGTTTCTGCGTCCGCGCAAACTGTGCTCAACTACACCGCCACCGGTGGCCTGATCTCTGGCTCACTGAATGGCACTGCCTTCACCGATGCGACTTGGACCGCAACCGCGACCGCCGATCCGGCCACGCGCGTTTACACTGGAGGCGAGGTCCCGGAATGGGATATCGACGCACTCGTTTCCCTGACGATCGCCGACGCCTCCAATACGTTCACGGTCTCCCTCACGGGTTGGACAATTTTCTCCATCGACTACACCGCCTACTTCGGAGAAGCCCACGGCGCTTCAGGATTTTATTCAGATGCCGGAGCAATCTACATCGATAGCGCAAACGGCTTCCTGAGCCTCGACGGGCCAAACGGGTTCACGGGCACAAGCGGATTTGATGACCAAGGGCACAGTCCCTACGCCACGAGCGGAGGCGATCTGATCATCGCCAACAGCAGCAACACGCAGGGCGGCGCCTTCTCGGTCAGCGCAGCCTCTCCAATCCCCGAACCGGCGACATGGTCCGCTCTCGTGGGCGCCAGCGTGCTCGGTTTGGCGTTTCATCTGCGGCGCCGGCGTCTCCGCCGCGCCTGA
- a CDS encoding BPL-N domain-containing protein, producing MIASLVRWNLAMMLLITAGARLRAAEAPVNPPHLFAAPAQVRPLNIAIYDGPGSGEKGIKSVTKRAEQLPGAKVTALEPEEIGTRDLSQFDIIIFSGGSGSAQAKAIGEAGRKNVRQFVEHGGGYLGICAGAYLACAGFDWGLGILNAKTVSNKWKRGGATLQMQLTDDGKEIFGDVARPFSIRYHNGPIIKPLGRADLPAYRVAALFRTEIADFGSPKGVMVNSPAAVYTTFGQGRVITISPHSEDTPGLENVVPRALAWLGEKETVATAK from the coding sequence GTGATCGCTTCCCTTGTTCGCTGGAATCTGGCCATGATGCTGTTGATTACCGCTGGCGCGCGTCTGCGTGCGGCCGAAGCGCCGGTGAACCCGCCGCACTTGTTTGCGGCGCCGGCTCAGGTGCGGCCGTTGAACATCGCGATTTACGATGGGCCGGGTTCGGGCGAGAAGGGCATCAAGAGCGTGACGAAGCGCGCGGAGCAGTTGCCCGGGGCGAAAGTAACGGCGCTGGAGCCGGAGGAAATCGGGACGCGGGATTTGTCGCAGTTTGATATCATCATTTTTTCGGGCGGCAGCGGGAGTGCGCAGGCGAAAGCGATTGGCGAAGCGGGGCGCAAGAATGTGCGTCAGTTCGTCGAGCACGGCGGCGGCTATCTGGGGATTTGCGCCGGGGCTTATCTGGCGTGCGCGGGCTTTGACTGGGGACTCGGCATTTTGAATGCGAAGACGGTTTCCAACAAATGGAAGCGGGGCGGGGCGACTTTGCAGATGCAGTTGACGGATGACGGGAAGGAAATTTTCGGCGATGTCGCGCGGCCATTTTCCATTCGCTACCACAACGGCCCGATCATCAAACCGCTGGGACGCGCCGATCTGCCGGCCTATCGGGTGGCGGCCCTGTTTCGGACGGAGATCGCAGACTTCGGTTCGCCGAAAGGTGTCATGGTGAACTCGCCGGCCGCGGTTTACACGACGTTTGGGCAGGGCCGAGTGATCACCATCAGTCCTCATTCTGAGGACACGCCCGGATTGGAAAACGTGGTGCCGCGAGCGCTGGCTTGGCTGGGCGAGAAAGAGACGGTCGCGACGGCGAAGTGA
- a CDS encoding class I SAM-dependent methyltransferase, protein MKKISTATVRADFNDLPAVLHYTRAAHELGLWASERLLIERFFPDRAAPLLEAGCGAGRVTLGLWQLGYHHLTAFDFAAELLDQARALAAERHAETIHFLHADATRLPFAPPADSSTAADVFAGDDALLSPPTTSGVRGPVCHLMGDKSRLHSGAFAGALFMFNGLMQIPGRRRRRAALRQLHRACGPGAPLLFTTHDRDSSPTERVLWRLEATRWAAGTQDPRLVEFGDRYFEDETGRTFMHLPNRAEILADLAATGWTHHFDSLRRDLAKESRAVLDFSDECRFWCAHRNA, encoded by the coding sequence GTGAAAAAGATTTCCACGGCCACCGTTCGCGCCGATTTCAACGATCTTCCGGCTGTCCTGCATTACACGCGCGCCGCTCACGAACTCGGCCTCTGGGCGTCCGAACGGCTCCTCATCGAGCGCTTTTTCCCCGACCGCGCCGCGCCACTCCTCGAAGCCGGCTGCGGCGCCGGCCGGGTGACGCTCGGGCTCTGGCAACTCGGCTACCACCACCTCACCGCGTTCGATTTCGCCGCCGAACTTCTCGATCAAGCGCGCGCCCTCGCCGCCGAGCGCCATGCCGAAACGATCCACTTCCTCCACGCCGACGCCACGCGTCTCCCGTTCGCTCCGCCCGCCGATTCTTCCACCGCCGCCGATGTCTTTGCCGGCGACGACGCGCTTCTTTCCCCGCCCACCACCTCCGGCGTGCGCGGGCCCGTTTGTCACTTAATGGGTGACAAATCCCGTTTGCACTCCGGCGCTTTCGCCGGCGCGCTTTTCATGTTCAACGGCCTGATGCAGATCCCCGGTCGCCGCCGCCGCCGCGCAGCGCTGCGTCAACTCCATCGCGCCTGCGGCCCCGGCGCGCCGTTGCTCTTCACCACGCACGATCGCGACAGTTCGCCCACGGAGCGCGTCCTCTGGCGTCTCGAAGCCACGCGCTGGGCCGCCGGCACGCAAGACCCGCGCCTCGTTGAATTCGGCGACCGCTATTTCGAAGACGAAACGGGCCGCACGTTCATGCACCTCCCCAACCGCGCCGAAATTCTCGCCGATCTCGCCGCGACCGGTTGGACGCATCACTTCGACTCTCTTCGCCGCGACCTCGCCAAGGAATCCCGCGCCGTCCTCGATTTTTCCGACGAATGCCGCTTCTGGTGCGCGCACCGAAACGCCTGA
- a CDS encoding beta-N-acetylhexosaminidase — MMLVTPALIPQPQQCTVLDRPPFTLTADTALHAPPALAHAAEQLAARLRFATGWKFPVLAAAADHTPSPAAIVFVASAHIAHPEGYSLRVTSEGALITAAADAGAFYAAQTLLQLFPPAVFDSAPRPDLAWTAPAIEISDAPRFRWRGVMVDSARFFQPIAALKKFVDVLSQHKFNVFHWHLVDDQGWRIEIKKYPQLTAVGSQRRETVRGHSALNLGGDNAPVAGFYTQEEIRDFVAYAAARHIHVLPEIEMPGHAQAAVASYPELGLLAQPRDVSCTWGIHETLFNTKPATFAFLQDVLTEVIALFPFEYLHIGGDEAVKKQWQDDPATQAHLKSLGLPDEEHLQSWFIQQIETFLAARGRKLVGWDEILEGGLAKTATVMSWRGTEGAIAAARHGNDAIMCPNPFVYFDHYQTDTPGTEPLGIGGNSPLAKVHGYEPIPAELSAAQARSIIGVQGQLWTEYIPTSARLEFMAFPRACALAEVAWSEKSRPDFAHFLARLCTHLRRLDVQDVRYRAPLEYVRA; from the coding sequence ATGATGCTCGTTACCCCGGCTCTCATTCCTCAACCGCAACAGTGCACGGTCCTCGATCGCCCGCCCTTCACGCTCACCGCTGACACCGCTCTCCACGCTCCCCCTGCGCTCGCCCACGCCGCGGAGCAACTCGCTGCACGCCTCCGTTTCGCCACCGGCTGGAAATTCCCCGTGCTCGCCGCCGCCGCCGATCACACTCCCTCACCGGCCGCCATCGTTTTCGTCGCCAGCGCTCACATCGCTCACCCCGAGGGTTATTCGCTGCGCGTCACCAGCGAAGGCGCGCTGATCACCGCGGCGGCTGACGCCGGCGCCTTTTACGCCGCCCAGACGCTCCTCCAACTTTTCCCGCCCGCCGTTTTCGATTCCGCTCCGCGTCCCGACCTCGCGTGGACCGCCCCAGCCATCGAGATCTCGGACGCGCCCCGTTTTCGCTGGCGCGGCGTGATGGTCGACAGTGCGCGCTTTTTCCAGCCGATCGCTGCGCTCAAAAAATTCGTCGATGTCCTCAGCCAGCATAAATTCAACGTCTTCCACTGGCACCTCGTGGACGACCAAGGCTGGCGCATCGAAATCAAAAAATATCCGCAGCTCACCGCGGTCGGCAGCCAACGCCGCGAGACCGTGCGCGGTCATTCGGCCCTGAACCTTGGCGGCGACAACGCGCCGGTGGCGGGCTTTTACACGCAGGAAGAAATCCGCGACTTCGTCGCCTACGCCGCCGCCCGACACATCCACGTGCTTCCCGAAATCGAGATGCCCGGCCACGCCCAGGCGGCGGTCGCTTCATATCCCGAATTGGGCCTCCTCGCCCAGCCCCGCGACGTGAGTTGCACGTGGGGCATCCACGAAACGCTTTTCAACACGAAGCCCGCCACCTTCGCTTTTTTGCAGGACGTTCTCACGGAAGTCATCGCGCTCTTCCCGTTCGAATACCTGCACATCGGCGGCGACGAAGCCGTGAAAAAACAATGGCAGGACGATCCCGCCACGCAGGCTCACCTCAAGTCCCTCGGCCTGCCGGACGAAGAGCATCTCCAGAGCTGGTTCATCCAACAAATCGAAACCTTCCTTGCTGCTCGCGGACGCAAGCTCGTCGGTTGGGACGAAATTCTTGAGGGCGGCCTCGCAAAAACCGCCACCGTCATGTCGTGGCGCGGCACCGAGGGCGCGATCGCCGCCGCCCGCCATGGCAACGACGCCATCATGTGCCCCAATCCGTTCGTCTATTTCGACCACTATCAAACCGACACGCCCGGCACTGAACCGCTCGGCATCGGCGGCAACTCGCCCCTCGCGAAAGTCCACGGCTACGAGCCCATTCCCGCAGAACTCTCCGCCGCTCAAGCCCGCTCAATCATCGGCGTGCAGGGCCAGCTCTGGACTGAATACATTCCCACCTCCGCCCGCCTCGAATTCATGGCCTTTCCCCGCGCCTGCGCCCTCGCCGAGGTCGCGTGGAGCGAGAAATCGCGCCCCGATTTTGCGCACTTTCTCGCGCGTCTTTGCACGCATCTCCGCCGGCTCGACGTGCAGGATGTCCGCTATCGCGCGCCCCTCGAATACGTGCGCGCCTGA
- a CDS encoding RsmB/NOP family class I SAM-dependent RNA methyltransferase — translation MSFALFVSFVVKHPMLEQATLNHAARVLAATAEPLPADIALRQYFVAHPYLGGRERRAISRALFTYFRWFQWLDQRASPQKRVEQAVALHEKFTADPKSVKPEALAARAVPAWLSEEMDLPPDFFLELQREPALWLRARPGTAGHLAAQLRDCVPTPRAPDALHYCGQQDLFRTAQFHEGAFEIQDLASQLVGLAAAPNPGETWWDACAGEGGKMLHLADLMANKGLIWATDRSVRRLENLKRRAARAKIFNFRTAPWDGSAKLPTKTKFNGILIDAPCSGVGTWQRNPHARWTTSLHDVRELAVTQRALLEHVAGSLKARGRLIYSVCTLTRTETTAVADAFTAAHPEFEPAPLSSLGTDRSSLFLWPHELHANGMFVAAWQKKS, via the coding sequence TTGTCCTTTGCGCTCTTCGTCTCCTTCGTGGTTAAACATCCGATGCTCGAACAAGCCACGCTCAATCACGCCGCGCGCGTCCTCGCCGCCACCGCCGAACCGCTCCCGGCCGATATCGCCCTGCGCCAGTATTTCGTCGCGCATCCCTACCTCGGCGGCCGCGAACGCCGCGCCATCAGCCGCGCGCTCTTCACCTATTTCCGCTGGTTCCAATGGCTCGATCAACGCGCTTCCCCGCAGAAACGCGTCGAGCAGGCCGTCGCCTTGCACGAGAAATTCACCGCCGATCCGAAGTCCGTGAAACCCGAGGCCCTCGCCGCCCGCGCCGTGCCCGCGTGGCTCAGCGAAGAAATGGATCTGCCGCCCGACTTCTTCCTCGAATTGCAACGCGAGCCCGCGCTCTGGCTGCGCGCCCGTCCCGGCACCGCCGGCCATCTCGCCGCCCAACTCCGCGACTGCGTGCCCACGCCCCGCGCGCCCGACGCCCTCCATTACTGCGGCCAGCAGGATCTGTTTCGCACCGCGCAATTCCATGAAGGCGCTTTCGAAATCCAGGATCTCGCCTCCCAACTCGTCGGCCTCGCCGCCGCCCCGAATCCCGGCGAAACCTGGTGGGACGCCTGCGCCGGCGAAGGCGGCAAGATGCTCCACCTCGCCGACCTCATGGCCAATAAAGGCCTGATCTGGGCGACCGACCGCTCCGTCCGCCGACTCGAAAATCTCAAACGTCGCGCCGCCCGCGCCAAAATTTTCAACTTCCGCACCGCCCCGTGGGATGGCTCCGCGAAGCTCCCCACCAAAACTAAATTCAACGGCATTCTGATCGATGCCCCATGCAGCGGCGTCGGCACCTGGCAGCGCAACCCTCATGCCCGCTGGACGACGTCCCTTCACGACGTGCGCGAACTCGCCGTCACGCAGCGCGCCCTCCTCGAACACGTCGCCGGCTCCCTTAAAGCCCGCGGTCGCCTGATCTATTCCGTCTGCACGCTCACGCGCACCGAAACCACCGCCGTCGCCGACGCCTTCACTGCGGCGCATCCCGAATTCGAGCCCGCACCGCTCTCCTCCCTCGGCACCGATCGCTCGTCACTTTTTCTTTGGCCGCACGAACTTCACGCCAACGGCATGTTTGTCGCCGCGTGGCAGAAAAAATCCTGA